The nucleotide window GCATGTTATCAGAGCTGATTTCAGCTTAATTGTCATTCTCTTCACCACCCTTCTTTCTCTCCCCATCCCATTCTATTTATGCTATCAATGTTGCTAGCATCAAAAAACATGTACCCATCTCCTGTGATCTCTGAGCTTCCAACTAATTTTACTGGTGCTAGTTTTCTTAGTTGCGCTGCAAATATGCTCCCAGGGATAATGTCCTAGGcacttttgcacttttgccaatATCAATTGGGCGTGCCCAGTGCTGAAAGCTCTCATACAATGTGGGGTCTGGGGAAGGGAATTTCTAGACAGCCTTACCCTTGCATGATAATTCTGTAAGAAGGCTGGTTCGAATCCAGGACCTCCAGGTCACAAGTGGAGATGCTGTACCACTGCGCCAGGCCCGCCCTTCGCCAATATATTAAATGGCAAAAGTATAATAATTGCATCGTCCTTTGTTGGCCACTTGGCTCGATCTCTGCCTATATCTTTCACGTAATGTAAAGCTTGATATGATAGCCATTAGTCCATTAGCCAAGAAAATGTGCATAACATTATATTTTTCAAGACAGCAATAAGAGGTACACTATAAATCTTGAGGCTGAGTGATAAGATAGGGAGTGTGGAAGATCTGCAACGCGAATCACTATTGTATTAACTATATATATGTACAAGTACAGGGGTATACAAAACTTACAAATGAAGCTAACAACTAAACCTATTCTAATGCATGACAATTGTGAAGGGGAGTGCAGCAAGCCATGTCACCTAGCATGCCTGTGATACATGCTACGTATGAACATGTCCGTGCCTAGACACACAAGTGAAGGTAGCACGTAGACCTATCCTAATGCATGACATGGAGGGAAGTGCAGCAAGCCAAGTCATCCAACACGCATGTGAGTATGTAGTGTATGAACATGGCCATGCACTGTTCATGGGTTGTCTGCGTCACATGCACGCTGTGACTCACCTCCATAACCTTTGTGAATTAGGATAGATCTAGGTGAGCTTCACTTGTAAGTTTAGTATATAACCCACCACTTCATTGTAGCTAAATGTCCTGGTCAACCTAGCTGTATCTACGCCTATGATGGATTAAGGTACTTGTGCTATTCAGAAAATATTCAAACACTTCACAGGCATTAGTAGATGTATATGTAAGAGTACATGCAAAAGCTATGCAAATTGACCTGTACATTGTTTTGTACAAAGTAGACAAAAATTGCTGCTACATTGAAAACTTTTTTCCTTTTTACAGCACTGTACAAGTCAGTTTGTACAATTTTTTGCATGTATCTTTACATTTATATGGACTACTACTGTGAATTGTTCTGAATATTACAAGTACTTTGATCATCATAGGCTTAGATACACCTGTGTACCAGATTCCCTTTGATTTTAGCCAAATGTCCTGGTCAATCTAGGTGTGTCTACAGTTCTACACCTATGATGGGATGAAGGCATATTAAAAGACAGGAAAAATAAGCTTTTTTTAAAGAGTGCCACCATCCTATCCTTCTTGGGTGTCCAGATTCAAAGAGGTGTTTTCTCTGCTGGCACATCGGGTTAAACCTGGCCTAGAGGATTGTTGCTATTGTTTCCTCTATAGCCTAGGCCTAAAGCTTTGGGatttcacccccccccccctcccctctccTTTTCTTATTATGTAAAGTGTGCTTTGGTTTGTTGGCCTTTAATATATGTCAGTAGGAGTATGGGATAGTAAATCATGGTGATACAGCATTGTCAGGCCAAATCAGCTTTGATGCACTGTTCACCATCACTATATATGCTTATGAATAACTCGGTGATTAGTCTGACAATTCTTCCTACACACTTAGCTAGTCTTCCCTTCTTAGAAGGCTGGAAGTTTCAGGGGTGACCCCCAGATTTTGTTTCTGCCAATGCCACAGGCTGTCGGCCTTCCCAAGCTTCATCGAGTTGTACTCACTTTCATGTGACATGTTCCTTGAGTAAAGCACCTTGATGAAGGTTGGCAATGCCGGCTGCTTGGCTAGCACCATTTTACTTGTGGCAATGTGTCCTTGGATGTGAGTGTGCCAATGTAACTCATCCTTGTTGCTGTGAGAGTAGTTCTCCTTAATTGCTTTGACAGACACATCAATATTCGTATTATATCCGAGATCTCAACGGAGACCAAGGTAGCCAAGAAAGGATTATTTGGTCATATTGTTGCCATTTGGATTTGGGTAAGATGGGCAAGTGTCTTTGGCATGAGGCTTGAAGCATGTTTACCAAGCGTAACTAAGAAAAGCTGGTGATGGAGTGGGAGTGGTATAGTCGGCCTTTGCCCATAGTTGAGAAAACAGGAAAGCTGGAATCTACTCTGATCCCATGAAAGCCAAAGCTGAACACAACACACATTTTCCCCATTAATCTGATATATGCATTCATGCATTGAGGATTACGCGTATGTATTTGTTACATAGGTGAATATGTGGGATATGAGACTGTTGTGTGTCCACACAAGCTCAGGCCTCCACACCCATGCAGTTAAGAGTGTGTAGAGTATCACTAATATCTCTCCTTGATTGAAGTGGAACTTGGGCCACATGTTCAGACTGGAATCAGAGTACTTATGTCTAAGATGTCAGCAAACTGTGACCTTTCAATGGGCTCAACTCCACCCATTGCTGTTCTTTCTGCTGTGCAAACCGATACTATCCTGTCCATATCACCAGCAGTTACAAAGATATGCACGCTCGTCATAATTTTATCTTTAGTATTCCTGGACAACTCTTTGGTGTTCTACTCATTCCTAGCCCGAAGATGGTAGATATACCTCATACAGCAGCATCTTATTTGATACTGTGTGTTACCTGCAAAACACTCATCATGTCCTGAAACTCTTTTTGATATTGTGAACTAACTTTCATGATAATGCTGCTCTGTGAGTATAACACTGTAAACTTATGCTATCCAATGTTTTCTGTAGGTCACTACAACGAGCTCTGGATAATAAGCTATATCTTCTCCTGTATGGCAAAACTTTTGGGGCTCCTGATGGCAAACCTGTTTGGCATTTCCCAGAAAAAGTGTACGAAAATGAAGACTCTTTGCGTTTGGTATGCACTTCCGGAAAAAGGCTTCAAATTTTTATTAGATGATCCGTGCTGTAGTTCACTTCCAGTTTATTTGCTTATATTATTTGACAGGTTTCTGGTAGTTTAAAATTGTAGTTTCATAGTACCATGTTCATTCATATTTTGTGTGTTTGATTTCAGTGTGCCGAGTCAGCCCTAAAATCTGTTCTCGGCGGACTTGACAATACATATTTTGTTGGCAACGCTCCAATGGCTCACATGGTAACTGAACAAAAAGAGGATTCCAGTGTTTCACCATTCAAGGTATTTCTTGGTTCACCATTTTTTTTCTTCTAGTACTAGAATACGCATAGGACTTAAAAGAAGACTTGTTTGCATTTTGTCAAGCAATCGACATATTAGTTTTGACGCAGTGTCACCCGATGGTCTCTTAATCCTGTTATATGCATCTAGCAGCGGTTCTTCTTCAAGTCGCAAGTGATCGGCACCACGCATTTGGACATCAGGAGGTGCGAAGACCACGCGTGGGTGACCAAAGCTGAGTTGCTGGAATATTTTCCGGAGCACAAGGATCTCTTGAATAAGATGATCATTCACGTAAGATAGATAGCTCTAATCTGTCGAGGGCGGCGACGAAGCCGAGGCCATCTGAACATGGAGCGCTGCTTGACCTGTGTACCGGTTTCCAGCCACCATCTGGGCCGCCAGCGTTTGTCGAAAGAACGAAACCCCAGAATTTGTTGTTGGCATTTTTAGACTAAAAAAATGCACGCTAGCTTAAGCTTTACTACAGGCTCTTCCCCCGTCACATGCTATACCTGTTATTTTTTTGTGGGGAAATAATTGATGGGGTGCCTGTCTGCTGTCCCTATTTCCTGACGTTTTGTGGCCGGCCAACTTACCCAACGCAAAGGCGCTTGAATTGAAGTGTAATGTCTATTTTCAAATTTCCGCAGTTCTGAAACCCCAGAATTGGACGTGTATTGTTTGACTTTGACCTATCTTCATTTCTATCTTCACAACATGGACCAAGAAGAGACAAAGGAAGACAATCTTGTTGATGCGTGTGGCTCCAAAGTGGCACAAGTCGTAGGAATTTTCCGTTGTGCGTTGAAACTCTTGAGATCTGCTGCAGGGAAACAGGTGTGGTCGCCATGGCCCTTCGAGTAAAATATTGTGCGTGCGCTGGAGAGCGCCCCATGCAGAGCAGCACGTGTCGCGCCACGGCAGCTCTACAGCACGCCGCTCGGGACTCTCACCTGCCGACAGGGACCCTCCGGCGTCTtccttttccttctccttcccttTGTCTGGGTTTCAAGCTCTCTGTTTCGTTCTCGTCAGGCTCAGGGCAGGAGGAAGCAACAGGTTGGCCGCCGCTGATCCATGAACGTCCCGGTGGGCTTCCTCGCCAAGCTCTGGAGCCTCGCATCATTCCTGCCATTCTTCGTCCTCCTCCTGCTGCTCGGCTCCGCCAAAGGTAACCTGCCATCCCCGCCTCTCCCTCGACTCCAATGCCGGAGACCGCTATTGCTGCCCAAAGCATGGAGTATTTTGTGTTCATGGTACCCAGCTTGATGATGGCTGAGAAAGTGTGCGTGTTGCCTTTTTGCAGCTCTTCTGATCGGCCCGGTCGCCGCGGCCATCGTTTTCCTCGGCGATTCAGCCGTCATCGTCGGCCTGTGGCCTGCACACTTCGTCTGGACCTACTGCTGCGTGCTAGCGTATGCCGACTTACTTTCCCCACATTTTTCATTCGGGTTTTTATTTTTTGCAGTTCGGTTACCTCCCTGCATCATGATGAACCATGTGTAAGGTAGTGAAATAAACTGAGGCCCAGTTCTTTTGGCCGATTCTCCCAGAGTCTTGAGAATCGACCCTTCATCCAGCTTTTCCTAGAATCTTGTACCCATATTTTTTTACAATCTGGGCCTGAAGATGATGCAGTGGCAAGCTGTGGTGTAGCAGCATGCAACGTTTCGTTTTTCTCTAGACAACGTGGACCGCCTAATTAATCCAGGCCATTAGTTCCTGGAGCACATGGGTGGGGGTGTGGCGCATGTGCTTCGAGTGTGTCTTCATCCTCCTCTGCCCTCCTAAGATTTATGTCTCCTTAAGTGCTCATCGTTTTTGTCCTTCCCCTTCAATGCTTGTACAGGATATCCGTGGAGACGGGCTCATCAGTACCTGTTCCCAATGGAGCTCCTTCTTAGTCGACCGCGGCCACGAAGAGGACACCGATTGTGAGCACGGCGCTCAACTCCATCATGCTGCAATCCCTTGCGAGGTGCTGGAATCCTCTCATCAAAGGTGTGCTCGCTTGTATCGGCAAGGAGGATCTGTGCAAGTTAAAAGTGTTAGGAACAACAACCGCATTTTCCCCATGGCTCTCATTAGGATAGATCCAACCAACAGCCGCAATTCTAGGAAAGTAGCCAAAGCTATAGGGCACCCCCCATGTCCATCATCATGGTTCTTGGATCTATCCTAAAAATGGGAACCATGCAGAAAATGCGGTTGTTGTTCCCTAGCACTTTTAACTTGAACAGATCCTCCATGCCGGTACCAACAAACGCACCTTTGATGACAAAGAGGATTCCAGTACCCCGCAAGTGCAGCATGATGGAGTTGAAGTAACGCCGTGTTCACAACTGGTGTCCTCTTCATGGAAGAAGGAGCTCCATTGCGAGCAGGTACTGGCGAGTACGCCTTTGATCGCCCACGGCCCATCTCCACGGATGTCCTGTACAAGCATTGAAGGGGAAGGGAAATCGATGAGCACTTGAGGAAACTAAATCttaggaggagaagaagaggatgaaCACATGAGTAGCACATACCTTGCTCCCACACTATCCCTTCCCCTTCCGGCCCCAGGCCTCGCTGCGCTGTTTTGGTGTGTGGCTGCAGCGCT belongs to Triticum urartu cultivar G1812 chromosome 7, Tu2.1, whole genome shotgun sequence and includes:
- the LOC125521170 gene encoding 39S ribosomal protein L46, mitochondrial isoform X1; the encoded protein is MLPRSPASLHLRSLRWPRGFSSSSAPAAAAKEGADGKIVASVVFERLPVVIPKIHPVVYAFQEFSFRWRQQYRRQYPDDVLGKADARGKGDYQIDYVPAPRITEADKANDRKSLQRALDNKLYLLLYGKTFGAPDGKPVWHFPEKVYENEDSLRLCAESALKSVLGGLDNTYFVGNAPMAHMVTEQKEDSSVSPFKQRFFFKSQVIGTTHLDIRRCEDHAWVTKAELLEYFPEHKDLLNKMIIHVR
- the LOC125521170 gene encoding 39S ribosomal protein L46, mitochondrial isoform X2 — translated: MLPRSPASLHLRSLRWPRGFSSSSAPAAAAKEGADGKIVASVVFERLPVVIPKIHPVVYAFQEFSFRWRQQYRRQYPDDVLGKADARGKGDYQIDYVPAPRITEADKANDRKSLQRALDNKLYLLLYGKTFGAPDGKPVWHFPEKVYENEDSLRLCAESALKSVLGGLDNTYFVGNAPMAHMVTEQKEDSSVSPFKRFFFKSQVIGTTHLDIRRCEDHAWVTKAELLEYFPEHKDLLNKMIIHVR